Genomic DNA from Paenibacillus sp. MBLB1832:
TATCGCGGGTCTCTTGCATCATCTGGCTTGGCTGTACCGGTACAAGGAAGATACGGAGCAAGAAAAAAGGTTCCTTACTTTCGCTTTAGATGAGTATGTGAATGTGTTCGAAACCGAGGGAATGGATTTAAACAACGCAAGGCTTATGTATTTAATGGGGGAGCTTTGCCGGAGGCTGCAACGATTCCAAGAAGCCGTGAAATGGTTCTCTCGCGTGATCAATGATCGGAAGATTATGGATGCAGGGATGATTAAAGCATGCCGCGAGCAGTGGATTACAACACGTGAAGATATGCTTGCGATGCGTTTAGAACTGCCGGATGAAATGAAGCAAGCGACTTAAGTGTGGAGGTTATAGGCGGTTAATTAAAAATGAACGTTTAACCATGGTGCGGAAGTTGCCGCGCGACTGGTTAAGCGTTCATTTTTTGTTCGTTCATATCGCCCTGCGTATAGAGAGTTGAGCGGTTTTTGCCCCCATGCTTGGATTGATAGAGGGCATAGTCTGCTTCTGAAATGAGTGATCGGAGATCGGCTCCCATCGACGCGGCAATGGAGATCCCAATCGAAACCGTAATCGGCAGTGTATCCAAGCTCTTCTTATGTTCAAATACGCTAGCGACCGATGCGCATAGGTACTCGCCGTACTTCAGAACCTGCTCAGGATGAATCTCGGTACTCAGCAGTATGAATTCTTCTCCGCCATAGCGAGCGAGATAATCATTTTCAGAAATGAACTGACGGAGGACAGCGCTGACCTCTTGCAGCAACTGATCGCCTTCAAGATGACCGTATCGATCGTTATATTGTTTAAAGTTATCGAGATCAATCATCATGATAGACACTTTGCGCTTATGTAAAATGGTATCCGCGATGGGGAGGAAGCTTCTTAAATTTGGAAGCCTGGTCAGACCGTCTTGATTGGCTTGCATCTCAAGTTTGCGCTGCAGGCGCCAGCTTGTGTTCTCATCATTCACCATGACGATAATCATGACAAGTGTAGAGAAGGAAATGGCAAACATAAAAAGTTGATCCAAGGTGTATGACCAAGTTAAATGCTGTGTGACGAGCTCATAGGACACCATTCTGAGCAGGAATACGCATGCACAGAGCTGGAGTGCGAGTCGTATGGGTATATCTACGTTGTTGCGGAATTCTTTGTTGTGGAAGTATGAACTTATAAGTGCCGGGGCAAGGAGGTCTTGAGCGATGTTGAACCAGGCGTGATGTTCTTGGGCCATAAGGCCAGTAGCCCCAGGCAAAATGGCAGAGAAGAGAGCGACAGGCAGTCCATATCGCAATCCAGCCATGAAGATCGGCAGTGAACGGAGGTCAATGAGCCCTAGCGATGCTGGAAAAGGGACCAGCATCATAATAATGCTGGCGATACCTGTCAGAAGCGGGGCAAGAAGCCGTTCGTGTGAATCGATCAGCATTTTGCTGTGTACTTTGATCGCCAAGTAATTCAGCGTAACTAACGTACACGCACTCGTTAAAGGAATGAGATACTCATTCATATAGGGTTATTTGCTCCTTGCCGTGAACGATGAATTATGAGTTGTGTTTGTTCCGTACTGGGGTGTCCGCTAATAAATAATCGCGGTCGGTATCAATTAACGTCAACTTGTTGTGACAACAAGGGAAGACAAGTAATTTCTTTTTGCCTTCGTGTATGGAGGTTAGTTCATGAATTCGGAGCGGAAGCAAGACATTGGGGCTCAGACAGAAAGGACATTGGGCCACATAAACGTCCTTCATTACGATGTCGTAAGGCCATGTATTAGCAAATGGAATCAAAGTCTACTTCGATTCTGGCTCGCTGGTATCCGTTGCGGAATTTTTCGCGAGTTCGGCTAATTTTTGAAGCAGAATGTGTTGTGGCATATGCATGAGGTGCTCCAAAGGAATTTTAAGTTGCTCCGCCAATTTAACGGCTGTTTCTGGAGAAATTTGTAACGGTTTCATTATAACGTAATCACCCATCCTGTTCCATTTTAGTCAGCAGGAACTATACATAATTGAATCATACTTTTTACCTAGAAGCAATGAGGAAGATGCGGATAGTTGGCGATTGAGTAGCGGATATGATTTAATTAAAAGTGGAAAGGAAAGGTGATCGCATTGTTAAAATTACCTCTTAATCAAACATGGAACCTTGAAACATTTTTCCCTGGAGGAAGTGATTCCCCTGCATTCGCGGCACATCTGAAGAAGCTTCAGGAATCGATTGCTTCCTTTCAAGAACTTGTGCGGGGCTCGACTTCGCCGCAGCGTGTAGAAGATGCTGCTACGCTGGCACAGCTGGTCGAAAAGCTCCAAAATAATGTGATGCATATTCATGAGGCTGATTCCTTCGTTGGCTGCTTGCAAGCGGATAATCAGAAGGATAAGAAGGCGCCTGTGCTAAGCGGTCAAGTCAAAAGCCTGTATGCCGAGCATTTATCATCGCTGACGCATTTTGATCAAATCTTGACAGGCATCCCTGATGCGGTGTGGACATCACTGCTGGCTCAAGAACCTTTTCAAGCAATTGCCTTCTCGCTAGATGAACGTCGCACCCTGGCGAATGAGAAATTACCACCAGCGCAAGAAGCGCTAATTAATGATTTAGCTGTAGACGGCTATCATGGGTGGAGCGACTTGTATAATTCGACCGTAGGTCAATTTAGTATGACAGTTGACGTAGAAGGTAAGCCTGTTTCGTTATCCGCAGGTCAAGCGTTCAACAAGCTGCATACGGAGAATCGCGACGAGCGCTTGGCATTGTTCGAGAAGTGGGAACAAGCGTGGACAGAGAAAGAAGAGTATTGCGCCGAAGCGCTCAATCATTTGGCTGGCTTCCGTCTTGGG
This window encodes:
- a CDS encoding GGDEF domain-containing protein, with translation MNEYLIPLTSACTLVTLNYLAIKVHSKMLIDSHERLLAPLLTGIASIIMMLVPFPASLGLIDLRSLPIFMAGLRYGLPVALFSAILPGATGLMAQEHHAWFNIAQDLLAPALISSYFHNKEFRNNVDIPIRLALQLCACVFLLRMVSYELVTQHLTWSYTLDQLFMFAISFSTLVMIIVMVNDENTSWRLQRKLEMQANQDGLTRLPNLRSFLPIADTILHKRKVSIMMIDLDNFKQYNDRYGHLEGDQLLQEVSAVLRQFISENDYLARYGGEEFILLSTEIHPEQVLKYGEYLCASVASVFEHKKSLDTLPITVSIGISIAASMGADLRSLISEADYALYQSKHGGKNRSTLYTQGDMNEQKMNA
- a CDS encoding YycC family protein, whose protein sequence is MKPLQISPETAVKLAEQLKIPLEHLMHMPQHILLQKLAELAKNSATDTSEPESK